The Streptomyces kanamyceticus DNA segment CGTCGCCGCCCTGCGCGTCGCACGCGGTGAGGACGGTGGTGCCGAGAAGAGCCGCCGTCGCGAAAGCGACGACGGCACGCGAGCGGTGCCTGCGGTTCCGCATCCCCTGGTCCCCTCTGTCGTTCAACGTGACGTCATGCGTGTGCCCGGGGTTGCGTCCCGCCGGGTGAAAGGTCGGAGTTTCCGGGCCTCCGGACCGACGGTACGTCACACTCCTTGCGCCGTCGCACGGTAGCCTCGGCCCGTAGCTGCCCGGCCTGTGCGTCACGGCGGCGACAGGGCGGGTGATCCACCCGGTGGCGCACCGCCGCATTGGTTCCGCTAAATTACATCACGTCAGATCTGTCCCGTTTTTCTAGTTTTCTCTAGTCTTTGGGAAAATTGCTCGGCACGGGCGCGAGGCCGCTGGGGAAGGCGAACCTCGACCCACACTGGAGGTCCCGGTGACGACACGTGGAGTTCTGTACGTGCACTCCGCTCCGCGCGCGCTGTGCCCACACGTCGAGTGGGCTGTCGCGGGCGTGCTCGGCGCGCGTGTGAGCCTCGACTGGATCAGGCAGCCCGCGGCGCCGGGCACCTGGAGATCCGAATTCTCCTGGCAGGGCTCGGTGGGCACCGCCTCCAAGCTCGCCTCCGCCCTGCGCGGCTGGGATCTGCTGCGCTTCGAGGTCACGGCGGAGCCCTGCGCGAGCGCGGAGGGCGAGCGCTACAGCGCCACGCCCGAGCTCGGCATCTTCCACGCGGTGA contains these protein-coding regions:
- a CDS encoding DUF3145 domain-containing protein → MTTRGVLYVHSAPRALCPHVEWAVAGVLGARVSLDWIRQPAAPGTWRSEFSWQGSVGTASKLASALRGWDLLRFEVTAEPCASAEGERYSATPELGIFHAVTGIHGDILIPEDRLRAALARSQRGESVLEAELAKLLGKPWDDELEPFRYAGEGAPVRWLHQVV